In Musa acuminata AAA Group cultivar baxijiao chromosome BXJ2-3, Cavendish_Baxijiao_AAA, whole genome shotgun sequence, the following proteins share a genomic window:
- the LOC135606591 gene encoding cell division control protein 2 homolog isoform X2 — protein sequence MDQYEKVEKIGEGTYGVVYKARDRLTNEMIALKKIRLEREDLGVPGTAIREVSLLKEMKHDNIVRLHDVVHSEKSIYLVFEYMDMDLKKHMDSHPEFFKDTCLIKSFLCQILRDFGLARAFGIPIRTFTQEVVTLWYRAPEILLGCHQYSTPIDVWSVGCIFAEMVNQKPLFPGESEIDQLRTIFRVLGTPNEETWPGVTSFPDFKSSFTIWRRRDLATVVPTLEPAGIDLLSKMLCWEPGKRIHAREALQHEYLKDLGAVP from the exons ATGGACCAG TATGAAAAGGTGGAGAAGATCGGCGAAGGGACATATGGAGTGGTGTACAAGGCTCGGGACCGTCTAACTAATGAGATGATTGCCCTCAAGAAGATTCGGCTTGAGCGGGAAGATTTGGGGGTCCCCGGCACCGCCATCCGAGAGGTCTCACTTTTGAAGGAGATGAAGCATGACAACATAGTCAG GTTGCATGACGTAGTGCACAGTGAGAAAAGTATATACCTTGTTTTTGAGTATATGGACATGGACTTGAAGAAGCACATGGATTCCCATCCAGAATTTTTTAAAGATACATGTTTAATAAAA TCATTTCTCTGCCAAATTTTACGTG ACTTTGGGCTAGCAAGGGCATTTGGTATTCCTATCCGAACATTTACACAGGAG GTTGTGACCTTGTGGTATAGGGCACCAGAAATTCTCCTTGGGTGTCACCAGTACTCTACCCCTATTGATGTGTGGTCAGTAGGTTGTAtttttgcagaaatggtgaaccaAAAACCACTGTTCCCTGGAGAGTCCGAGATTGATCAATTGCGTACAATATTCAG AGTTTTAGGAACTCCTAATGAAGAAACTTGGCCAGGAGTTACTTCATTCCCTGACTTCAAATCTTCTTTTACCATATGGCGTCGTCGG GATCTGGCAACAGTGGTGCCTACGCTTGAACCAGCAGGAATTGATCTTCTCTCG AAAATGCTCTGCTGGGAACCAGGCAAAAGAATCCATGCTCGCGAGGCTCTTCAACACGAGTATCTAAAGGATCTTGGAGCAGTCCCATGA
- the LOC135606591 gene encoding cell division control protein 2 homolog isoform X1 → MDQYEKVEKIGEGTYGVVYKARDRLTNEMIALKKIRLEREDLGVPGTAIREVSLLKEMKHDNIVRLHDVVHSEKSIYLVFEYMDMDLKKHMDSHPEFFKDTCLIKSFLCQILRGIAYCHSHRVLHRDLKPQNLLIEKRTNTLKLADFGLARAFGIPIRTFTQEVVTLWYRAPEILLGCHQYSTPIDVWSVGCIFAEMVNQKPLFPGESEIDQLRTIFRVLGTPNEETWPGVTSFPDFKSSFTIWRRRDLATVVPTLEPAGIDLLSKMLCWEPGKRIHAREALQHEYLKDLGAVP, encoded by the exons ATGGACCAG TATGAAAAGGTGGAGAAGATCGGCGAAGGGACATATGGAGTGGTGTACAAGGCTCGGGACCGTCTAACTAATGAGATGATTGCCCTCAAGAAGATTCGGCTTGAGCGGGAAGATTTGGGGGTCCCCGGCACCGCCATCCGAGAGGTCTCACTTTTGAAGGAGATGAAGCATGACAACATAGTCAG GTTGCATGACGTAGTGCACAGTGAGAAAAGTATATACCTTGTTTTTGAGTATATGGACATGGACTTGAAGAAGCACATGGATTCCCATCCAGAATTTTTTAAAGATACATGTTTAATAAAA TCATTTCTCTGCCAAATTTTACGTGGTATTGCATACTGCCATTCTCATAGAGTTCTTCACCGTGATTTGAAACCTCAGAACCTACTGATTGAGAAGCGTACTAATACCCTAAAGCTTGCAGACTTTGGGCTAGCAAGGGCATTTGGTATTCCTATCCGAACATTTACACAGGAG GTTGTGACCTTGTGGTATAGGGCACCAGAAATTCTCCTTGGGTGTCACCAGTACTCTACCCCTATTGATGTGTGGTCAGTAGGTTGTAtttttgcagaaatggtgaaccaAAAACCACTGTTCCCTGGAGAGTCCGAGATTGATCAATTGCGTACAATATTCAG AGTTTTAGGAACTCCTAATGAAGAAACTTGGCCAGGAGTTACTTCATTCCCTGACTTCAAATCTTCTTTTACCATATGGCGTCGTCGG GATCTGGCAACAGTGGTGCCTACGCTTGAACCAGCAGGAATTGATCTTCTCTCG AAAATGCTCTGCTGGGAACCAGGCAAAAGAATCCATGCTCGCGAGGCTCTTCAACACGAGTATCTAAAGGATCTTGGAGCAGTCCCATGA
- the LOC103979513 gene encoding SKP1-like protein 1A, producing MASGDNGRKIVKLRSSDGILFEVDEGVARQYSQSIGNLIEDDCTTGVIPIYNVTGRILRMLLEYMENHANATNNGVFGGPDPVLAQRLKKRDAEFINVDNDTLFDLLEAADYFNVSSPLELTVKTIAGKMKGKTPEEILDTFDIVCDYTPEEEQEVRRQYFWAFH from the exons ATGGCTTCCGGTGACAACGGGAGGAAAATAGTGAAGCTGCGGAGCTCCGACGGCATTCTGTTCGAGGTGGATGAAGGCGTGGCCCGGCAGTACTCGCAGTCGATCGGAAACCTCATCGAGGACGACTGCACCACCGGCGTCATCCCCATCTACAATGTCACCGGCCGCATCCTCCGCATGCTCCTCGAGTACATGGAAAATCACGCGAACGCCACGAACAACGGCGTCTTCGGTGGTCCTGACCCCGTCCTCGCCCAAAGGCTCAAGAAGCGGGACGCCGAGTTCATCAACGTGGACAACGACACCCTCTTCGACCTCCTCGAG GCAGCGGATTATTTCAACGTAAGCAGTCCGTTGGAGCTGACCGTCAAAACCATTGCTGGTAAGATGAAAGGCAAAACGCCCGAAGAGATCCTCGACACCTTCGACATTGTTTGTGACTACACACCGGAGGAAGAGCAGGAGGTGCGACGGCAGTACTTCTGGGCGTTTCACTGA